From Fusarium fujikuroi IMI 58289 draft genome, chromosome FFUJ_chr07, a single genomic window includes:
- a CDS encoding related to Zn(II)2Cys6 transcriptional activator, protein MPPDTSEPDPSGQPESAKTEPLACVSCRARKLKCDRTKPACTRCVKVSNECVYPESRRKPNFKRRNVKELEARLAQVEDYLKEVNKNSSEEKTDDGSPTQPPQANVNFFDVDFTPGLGQTINSLPDPDFSSFTSPNIVQDPQPSPQSLNAQLMSLGMTEPLPPDDVMEELNNIFFHNQYRMIPIIHPGKYLQSFYGPLLRRPPMCLRYAIWALAATGSTKFDEYHDIFYRRSRAYIEADMMKGHGDAFISVQHAQTWALIAFYEAKHLLFTRSTISVANSVRLCHMIGLDRLDGDPLGMPPALGPPLTWAELEERRRIFWGVFAADAHCSISTGWPSLINSEDIATRLPASEEAFVEDRKEDAPFLDEAIQGAQYTGFAGTILTCEIFKIILRHVHRSKPDSRNEDLMHGSFWTRHRDLDNTLSSLFMFLPEKFRLPENVRDVSALHLNLNLHAAIICLHHAAVEKADKHNLPDHVKQGSVTRLRAAAEEIVNIMRLTANGTLFFKSPLSALSLYCTTTVYVYLGKENPVNGLSTIDLSNFQLIIQSMEAIARVHTITRTFLQQACLDIEKNGLGSVIQVPSLRKYRNAFGPSRSRIPMLARSSVAGHTGASPILFASNFTQEKRMDAEESRLDKVASAMSLGKTCYSAVLGAAARNVEPVDRPDPETNKRKRTKESPGPEVMANMRSRDPLNLNLNPNFRGTGMWPASFSPRMASGAISLPDRTNSSAASSPANQGSYTKTVSGSSHTSPEIGLGNSAEENRVDLRAFQERISTPIWQSTEETLFAQMAANTIPLGDGDPWGILNAVDLSWDVEGLPAGS, encoded by the exons ATGCCGCCTGACACAAGCGAGCCCGACCCTTCCGGCCAACCTGAGTCGGCAAAGACTGAGCCTTTAGCATGCGTTTCCTGCAGAGCCCGCAAGTTGAAATGCGATCGCACGAAACCCGCGTGCACTCGCTGTGTCAAGGTCTCAAATGAGTGTGTATACCCAGAATCACGGAGGAAGCCCAACttcaagagaagaaatgTCAAGGAACTCGAGGCTCGCCTGG CTCAAGTTGAAGATTATCTCAAGGAGGTCAATAAGAATTCTTCAGAGGAGAAAACAGATGATGGGAGTCCTACTCAGCCACCCCAGGCGAACGTTAACTTCTTTGACGTGGACTTTACCCCTGGACTAGGTCAGACAATTAACAGTCTGCCTGATCCCGATTTTTCGTCTTTCACATCGCCCAATATCGTCCAAGATCCACAACCAAGTCCCCAGTCTCTCAATGCGCAGTTGATGAGTCTAGGTATGACCGAACCCTTGCCGCCGGACGATGTCATGGAAGAACT CAACAACATCTTCTTTCATAACCAATATCGGATGATACCAATTATCCACCCGGGAAAGTATCTCCAATCTTTTTATGGACCTCTACTCAGAAGACCCCCTATGTGTCTGCGATATGCCATATGGGCTTTGGCAGCCACTGGCAGCACCAAGTTTGACGAGTACCACGATATCTTTTACCGTCGATCACGGGCGTACATTGaggcagacatgatgaag GGACATGGGGATGCTTTCATATCTGTCCAACACGCGCAGACATGGGCCCTCATAGCCTTTTACGAGGCAAAACACCTGCTTTTCACGAGGTCGACCATAAGCGTAGCTAACTCCGTACGACTGTGCCACATGATAGGACTTGACCGTCTCGATGGGGATCCCCTTGGCATGCCACCGGCACTGGGACCTCCTCTTACATGGGCTGAACTGGAAGAGCGAAGGAGAATCTTTTGGGGAGTGTTTGCTGCAGATGCACATTGCAGTATATCTACAGGATGGCCGAGCCTGATTAACTCGGAAGAC ATCGCGACAAGGCTTCCTGCCTCAGAAGAAGCATTTGTCGAAGATCGCAAAGAGGATGCTCCTTTTCTGGATGAGGCAATTCAAGGTGCTCAGTACACAGGGTTTGCTGGAACCATCCTTACTTGTGAAATATTCAAAATCATTCTCCGTCATGTTCACCGATCCAAGCCCGACTCAAGAAACGAAGATCTAATGCATGGGTCATTCTGGACTCGACACCGCGATCTAGACAACACCTTATCCAGCCTTTTTATGTTTCTCCCCGAGAAATTCCGCCTCCCTGAGAATGTGCGAGATGTATCAGCACTCCATCTGAACCTCAATCTTCACGCCGCGATTATATGTCTGCACCACGCTGCCGTTGAAAAAGCGGACAAACACAACCTTCCCGATCATGTCAAACAGGGCAGCGTTACTCGCCTGCGAGCGGCTGCCGAGGAGATTGTCAATATCATGCGACTGACCGCCAACGGTACTCTGTTCTTT AAGAGTCCATTGTCTGCTCTCTCGCTATACTGTACCACTACGGTTTACGTGTACCTAGGCAAAGAGAACCCGGTCAACGGCTTAAGCACAATTGACTTGTCAAATTTCCAGCTCATAATCCAATCTATGGAAGCTATCGCACGTGTACATACCATCACACGAACGTTCTTACAGCAGGCATGCCTCGACATCGAAAAGAACGGACTCGGCTCTGTTATTCAAGTACCATCATTGAGGAAATATCGAAACGCTTTTGGACCAAGCAGGTCGCGCATCCCCATGCTTGCCCGAAGCTCGGTTGCGGGGCATACTGGGGCATCGCCTATCTTATTTGCTTCCAATTTCACCCAAGAGAAACGGATGGATGCTGAAGAGTCAAGACTGGACAAGGTGGCCAGCGCCATGTCGCTGGGAAAGACGTGTTATTCAGCTGTGCTTGGGGCCGCTGCTAGAAATGTCGAGCCTGTGGATCGACCAGATCCGGAAACCAACAAACGAAAGAGAACCAAAGAAAGTCCTGGGCCTGAAGTTATGGCCAATATGCGAAGCAGAGATCCTCTCAACTTGAATTTGAATCCCAACTTCAGAGGAACGGGTATGTGGCCAGCATCATTTTCGCCCCGCATGGCCTCAGGTGCTATTTCGCTACCGGATCGAACAAATTCATCAGCCGCATCTTCGCCAGCTAACCAAGGTTCCTACACGAAGACGGTCTCCGGGAGTAGTCATACCTCACCTGAAATCGGCCTCGGGAACAGCGCAGAGGAAAATCGAGTCGATCTGAGAGCATTCCAAGAACGTATTTCCACACCGATATGGCAGTCTACCGAAGAAACACTGTTTGCACAGATGGCGGCAAATACTATTCCCCTCGGTGATGGCGATCCCTGGGGGATATTGAATGCTGTCGACCTCAGCTGGGATGTCGAAGGACTTCCAGCAGGAAGTTGA
- a CDS encoding related to aspartic proteinase OPSB → MKSTQLSSLLLSLLPLTQGISFNRRDNGLEPRVMSVEIQRRTIPDPISNDRRRLRKRDGTIDIGIDNEQSLYFLNASLGTPPQDFRLHLDTGSSDLWVNAEGSKLCSTHANICSESGLYSPNKSSTYEYLNSDFNISYADGSGASGDYATETFRMGSVKLEDLQFGIGYVTSDNEGVLGIGYKSNEAQVGQLNRDAYDNLPAKLASKGLIASNAYSLYLNDLESATGTILFGGVDQEQYTGDLVTLSINKMNGEFAEFSITLQSVSADSETIVDNLDLAVILDSGSTLSYLHATLTSDIYDIVGAQYEEGQSVAYVPCDLGNDSGNLTFKFKDPAEISVPLSELVLDFTDVTGRQLSFDNGQAACTFGIAPTTGDISILGDTFLRSAYVVFDLDNNEISLAQSNFNATKSHILEIGTGKNAVPTATGSGFSDNKENAAASLSPLGGDAAISMVAGAFALGFAWMLI, encoded by the exons ATGAAGTCTACTCAACTATCCTCCTTgcttttgtctttgttgCCACTCACTCAAGGAATTTCTTTCAACAGGAGAGACAATGGCCTCGAGCCTCGTGTTATGAGCGTCGAGATCCAGAGGCGGACAATACCTGATCCTATTTCCAATGATCGAAGACGTCTTCGCAAGCGAGACGGGACGATAGACATTGGTATTGACAATGAA CAATCTCTATACTTCCTCAATGCATCATTGGGAACGCCACCTCAAGATTTCCGCCTCCATCTCGACACTGGAAGCAGTGATCTATGGGTCAATGCTGAAGGCTCAAAACTATGTTCTACTCACGCAAATATATGCAGCGAGTCTGGACTATATAGCCCCAACAAGTCGTCGACTTATGAGTACTTGAACAGCgacttcaacatctcataTGCCGATGGCTCTGGTGCTTCCGGAGACTATGCTACCGAGACATTCCGCATGGGTAGTGTAAAGCTTGAGGATTTACAGTTTGGTATCGGATATGTTACATCTGACAACGAAGGCGTCCTTGGTATTGGATACAAGAGCAATGAGGCTCAGGTCGGCCAACTCAACCGAGACGCCTACGATAACTTGCCGGCCAAGTTGGCTTCCAAGGGCCTCATTGCTTCTAATGCTTACAGCTTGTATCTGAACGACCTCGAATCTGCCACTGGAACCATCCTATTTGGAGGCGTGGACCAGGAGCAGTACACCGGCGATCTAGTCACTCTCTCTATCAACAAGATGAATGGCGAGTTTGCCGAGTTCTCCATCACACTACAGAGCGTCAGCGCAGACTCAGAAACCATCGTTGACAACCTCGACCTCGCTGTTATCCTCGACTCTGGCTCAACACTGTCATATCTCCACGCCACACTTACATCAGACATATACGACATTGTTGGCGCTCAGTACGAGGAGGGCCAGTCTGTGGCATACGTTCCCTGCGATCTTGGAAACGATTCCGGAAACTTGACGTTCAAGTTCAAAGACCCAGCAGAGATCTCAGTGCCATTGAGTGAGCTGGTTCTCGACTTCACCGACGTGACAGGGCGTCAACTATCCTTCGACAATGGCCAAGCAGCCTGTACCTTTGGGATAGCACCCACCACAGGAGACATTTCTATCTTGGGTGACACGTTTCTCAGAAGCGCCTATGTTGTTTTCGATCTTGACAATAACGAGATCTCACTAGCACAGAGCAACTTTAACGCTACAAAATCCCATATCCTCGAGATCGGTACGGGAAAGAATGCTGTTCCTACTGCCACTGGCAGTGGTTTTTCTGATAACAAGGAAAATGCCGCTGCGTCACTTTCACCATTAGGAGGCGACGCAGCTATTTCTATGGTTGCTGGGGCCTTTGCCCTCGGGTTTGCTTGGATGCTTATTTAA
- a CDS encoding oxidoreductase and 2-oxoglutarate-Fe(2+) oxygenase family protein, which yields MFQYVIGLLAIILVFSNPISDFLYPDRVTRINDASPRPRLNESLLAFDLPNATAPECAPDGYVARIVSREPLVIYLEDFLNGEERKHLLDISEPIFVPSTITNNGEATHRDSSIRDSRVAVIPRTDPVRCIESRARALQGWRPDLWIERLRTQRYDPGGHYNHHFDWSSSTRGWGRVSSLMVWVEGSDSLKGGGTEFPLIKRPAETEWCRFIECPDNAEEHRGMGVTFKVVPGNAVYWENFAADGRGYEETWHAGLPVQQGTKTGLNIWSFGRI from the exons ATGTTTCAATACGTGATTGGGCTCCTGGCTATTATTCTAGTGTTCTCAAACCCCATCAGTGACTTCTTGTATCCAGACCGGGTCACCCGCATCAACGATGCGTCACCGCGCCCTAGGTTGAATGAGTCGCTCCTAGCTTTTGATCTGCCCAATGCGACGGCGCCTGAATGTGCTCCAGATGGTTATGTTGCTAGAATCGTGAGCAGAGAGCCTCTGGTGATTTATCTTGAGGATTTCTTGAATGGGGAAGAGAGGAAGCATTTGCTTGATATAAG CGAACCAATCTTTGTACCTTCAACCATAACCAACAATGGTGAGGCCACCCATCGCGACTCTTCAATCCGTGACTCTCGCGTTGCGGTCATTCCCAGAACTGACCCTGTCCGCTGCATTGAGTCTCGTGCCCGCGCTCTTCAAGGCTGGCGTCCCGATCTCTGGATCGAGCGCCTGAGGACTCAACGGTACGATCCCGGTGGTCACTACAACCATCACTTCGACTGGAGCTCCAGCACGCGCGGATGGGGCCGTGTGAGCAGTCTCATGGTATGGGTCGAGGGTTCTGATAGCCTTAAAGGCGGCGGCACCGAGTTTCCCCTTATCAAGAGGCCAGCGGAGACGGAATGGTGTCGGTTCATCGAGTGTCCTGACAATGCGGAGGAACATAGAGGCATGGGTGTGACATTCAAGGTTGTTCCGGGGAATGCAGTCTACTGGGAGAACTTTGCGGCGGATGGTAGAGGGTACGAAGAGACATGGCATGCTGGGCTGCCCGTTCAGCAGGGAACCAAGACTGGGTTGAACATCTGGAGTTTTGGACGAATCTAA